The Poseidonibacter lekithochrous region TATATAAAGATTGTTTTGTATTTTTCATGTTATTACTTATTTTCTATTCCTAATACGTTTCTTTTGATTGTAGATAACTCTGCTTCAATATTCTCTTTTGAGATACTTAAAATTGGTAATTGTATATGTTTTGCTACTTTTTCATTTTTTAGATGTTTATCTAGTGCTATTACAGCTTCTTGTCCCATTAGATATGGTTGTTGCATAGCAGCTCCAATAATATCTCCTTTTGGAATAAGGTCTAAAAATACAGGTTCTGCATCAAATGAGATTAGTAATACTTCATTACTCTTACCTGAATCGTTTATTGCATTTATTGCCGCTTTGTAGAAGTTTGATGTTTGAAGCCAAATAGCTTTTAGATTTGGATATTTCTCTATCATATCTTTTACATAGTTATATGTCTCTTCTTGTGTCCATTTACTTAGCTGTTTAATATCTGCACTTTTGATTTTTTCTTCATCTAAAGCTTTCATAAATCCTGCTGTTCGCTCTTGTCCATTTAGTCTTTTTTGTGGAATTGCTATGATTCCTACAGTACCTTTATCATAAGATAAGGCTTTCATCTGTTTTGCAAGAAGTTTCCCAATATTGTATGCACCATTTTTATTATTAGAAGATACATAAGATACATACTCACCTGAATCTGTACCAATATCAGCTATTACTACTGGGATATTAGCTTTTTTAGCTAGTTTTAGGATTGTTACACAAGCAGAAGAGTTTGTAGGAGATACTATAATTCCTGCTACTTTGTTTCTAATAGCTTTAATTGTATTTGCTAATTCTTGTTTAGCACTATTATCTGCACTATAGATTTCGAAGTCGTAACCTAGAGAATTACTAGTACTATTTATACCCTTGCTCATTATTTGCCAAAAAGGAATATTTATGTCAGATGTCATATAAATAAGCTTTTTATTTGTTGTTGATGCTTGTATCATCGTAGTGATTAAACATAAAGAAATAAAGATAAGTTTTAATGGCATAATATAATTCTCCCTGAGTCGATATAATAATTATAATTAGTAATAATAATACTAAATTAATGGTTTGAAATATATAAATTACTACATATTTATAGGCTATTATTTTTTATAAAATAAAAGTCATATTTTTATTGTTTGAATTTTGCTATGTAATTATTTACTTCTGATGAAATTTTATTTAATTTATCTTCAAATTTCTGACTATCAAAAATTTCATAAGACAAATCTTTAGAATTGTTCTTCCCGTAAAAATTTATTTGAGTATCTGTTTCTTTATATCTAGCATTTTTATTTACTCCAGTTATAGAGATTTTTTTTGATATATCAATAACTAAACTTGATTCAATAATATCATCGCCAATTTGAAAACTTAGTAAACTAGAATTATATAAGTATAGATAGCAATTAAAATGCTCACCATTTCTATTCAATTTATAACGTATTCCAAATTCAATATTTTTTGCTGATCTTTTTTCATTTACTTTTTGAGTTAATTCTTCTTGAGAAGTATAGTTAATTTCTATTACATCTTTTTCAAAAAAATATATAGATGAATCTAATATTATGTCTGTATTAACTTTTGAAGTTCTATTTTTTACTTCATCCCAAAATATAGCTTCTTTTTTTGCCCAAATAAGTCCAATATTTTCTGATAAAATAGTTGCGCTTTCTATTAAATCAGGAGTATTAATCATTTTTAATACTTCCATTTCAATTTCCTTCGTATGTTTATTTGTAAGTTTTTCTATTAATATTTTATATTGAGTAAGGCTTTCTCTGATAATAGGCAAATCAAAACTTTTTTCAATTGATTTGTTAATCCAGTTTAATATATGAAATGAAAAAGAAATTCTTTCATAACTAATACCCTTAGTACTTAATTCACTTGCATCATTCCCATTTAATGTTAAATAATAACATCTAGTTCTTTTCTTTTTTTTATCTGCAAATTTTTTATAATCGGATAATTGATTAATTTGATCTTTTGCATCAATTTTCATTTCAATTACAATAAAATTGTTATTATCCTCAATTGTAAAATCTATTCTTCTATTAGTATCTGTTAGATGTTCTCTATTGACTTTAGCACTATTAAAATCAAAGTCTTTAATGTTTAAAATGTCTGCAATAAAAATTTCTAAATATTTTTTACTTTGATTATGGCTTCCTTTTGGATTAATAAGTTCATATATTAATGCAGAATGAGTTTTAACTTCAAATCTTTCTATATTTAAGATACTAAAAATATTAAAATTTTCACCCTTATATTTTTTTAGTTCTTTAACTGTTTCAATCTTCCCCTGAAGTTTGATGAGTCTTTTTTCTAATTCATAAAAATCTATCATAATTTGTTTTATCCCTATATAAAAGTCTTCTTCTGTTTAGCATTAAACACATAAACCCCAAACAACACTATAAAACTAAGTATTACCATAATTCCACTATAGATATGAGCACTTTCATAGTCTAGTATTTCTACAAACTCATAGATAGCTACAGAAGCTACTTTTGTCTCTTCTGGAATACTTCCACCAACCATAAGAACAACTCCAAACTCTCCAACAGTATGAGCAAATGTAACGATGATGGCAGTAAGAAGTGCTGGTTTGATATTTGGCAGCGCTACGTAAAGTAGGGTAGTAAACTTAGATTTTCCACTTATGTAGCTAGCTTCAAGCATATTTTTATTCAGAGTTTCAAAACCACTTTGTAATGGTTGAACCATAAAAGGCAGACTATAAAAACAACTTGCAATTACTAAACCTGTGAAGTTAAACACTAGTTTGATTCCAAAGTACTCATCAAAAAATGCTCCAATAGGAGAATTCAAAGACAAAGTATAAAGTATATAAAATCCAAGAACCGAAGGAGGCAATACAATAGGAAGAGCAGTTATTGCTTCTAAGATTGGTTTTGCTTTTGATTTAGTTTGAGATAACCACCAAGCTAAAGGTAGGGCAATAATAAACAAAATCAAAGTAGTAGTAAATGCTAACTTGAAAGATAATACAAAAGGTTCAAGTTCTAGGTTACTTAGAGTATCAAAAAAGTTCATTACGATATAACCTCTTTTATTGATATTTCACTAGCTTTTACCAAAGCTTGTACCTCATCACCCACATTAAGATTTAGTCGATTAACCGATGAGGTAGTTATGATACTGCTTAGAGAATCGTCATTTATAGATAGTTTTAGTGAGCTTAATAATTTCCCCTTATCAAGGGCTTTTATTACACAATCAAATCTATTTGATAAAGATATATCTCCCTTTAAGTCTTTACCAATAGCTATATGAGAGGCATTAATACTAAGAATTACTTGGCTTCCTACTTTTACGTCTTTTAGACCTAAACTCATCATAGAAAGAGTTGTTCCTTCATAATCAAACTTTACAATAGTTAGATTATCCATAGAGTCTATTTGTGTTACTTGTGCTTTTAGTGTATTCATGGTAGTTGGTATCCGTATGTTTTAAAAATCTCTTTTGCTTTAGGCGATAATACAAAATCATAAAAAGCTTTTACTTCTTTATTCTCTTTTCCTTGTTTTAGTATTACAAGACCTTGATCGATTGGAGTATACAAAGATGAATCAACTTCTTTCCAGTTAATATTCTCTTTAAAATGGCTCATTTTAGGTGAGAATAGTGAGGACTTAGCAATAAGACCAATATCAGTTGCAGTTACAGTATAAGAAACTGTTTGTGCGATTGATTCTCCATAGATTAGTTTTGCTTTTATGTTTTTGTATATCTTCGCATTTTTAAGTGCTTCTACACTTGCTATTCCATAAGGTGCAGTTTTAGGATTGGCAATAGCTATTTTTCTTATGCTTTTATCTTCTAGAAGATTAATACCTTTTGAGAAGTCTTTTGGCTTATTACTTAAGTATGCAAGTGAGCCTTTTGCATAAATTATAGGCTTAGTTATTGCTATGTTGTTTTTATATAAAGTGTTTGGATATTTCATATTTGCAGACATGAATAAATCGTATGGAGCACCATGGCTTATTTGAGCAGTTAGTTTTCCACTACTACCTAGTGTTACTCGCACCTTTGTATTTGGATGAAGTTTATTAAACTCTTTTTTCAAATCATTTATTGCATAAGATACATTTGCAGCAACTGCAATCTTGATTGTACCAGCGTTAGCACTTAATCCCAATAATACTAATCCAATAAGGCTTTTGTTTAACATATATTATCCTTTAGACTTAACACTATTTACCAATCATAATGTCAGAAGATTTAATAAAAGCGAAAACTTCCTTGCCAATTTCAAGTTCTAATCTCTTAACAGCACCAGTTGTAATAATAGAAGCAATACTTTCATTTTCACCAATATCTAGAACTACTTCACTGTTTGTACTATCTTTTGTGATAGATGTGATTGTTCCTTTTATTTTGTTTCTTGCACTAATTGCGATGTTTTCATCTGTTGATAAAAGTACATTATTTGATTTAAATATTGCGATTACTTCATCTTCGTTTTTTATGTCCAAAGACTCTAAAGCTTCTTTTGAAATATTGGCAAAAAGTTCATGTCCACTTTTGGGAACTATTACGATATTTGCATTTACATCATTTGAGACAATCTTGTCTACTTTTCCTATGATTTGATTTCTTGCACTAATTTGCATAGCAAGCCTTCCTATTGTTTTAAAAGTTCCAGTATCAATATCTGTTAATTCTTGTAGTGTTTGCATAAATCTTGTTTGTTCTTGTTTTAATACTTTGTATGTTTTTAGAAGATTTAATCCATATTCAGTAAGAGCAGTTCCTCCACCACCTTTTCCTCCTGTCTCTTTTGAGACTATTGGAGTATGTGAGAGGTTATTCATTGCGTCAACTGCATCCCAAGCTGTTTTATAACTCATTGGTACTGCTTTTGCTGCTTTGCTAATTGAACCGTGTTCTTCTATTGCCAAAAGAAGCTCGATTCTCTTTTCTAATAAAAAAGGCTGATCAAACAGCTCTAGAGTTAGGTTAGATGATATATTCACATAAGTCCTTATATATTCAAGTATATAACGTATATTAAAATCATATCGTTGTATATCTTAATATACAATGAAAAGATATATTACATATAGCAATATTCTATCTCTATACGGCATTTGTTAAATTGTAAGTAGGATAAAACGTATAACAAAGAGCCAAAAGAGCCTATTTTGGGCTTTTATTCACCAATCAAGTATTATCTTTGATAAATTTTATTTACAAAATGCAATATTTCACTGTTTTATACTGTAATGTTTTATCTTTATATGGGCTTTGTTAAATAATAAGTGGGGTATACAATAATACAATGTTTAAAATTAGATAAAATAGACAAATTCTCAAAATGAATAAAATTTCATTTTTACTTCACTTGCCATTCATTTTAGTCCTTTAAACTTACCCTATCAAAACAAACGAAGGATTTAAAAATGAAAACAACACACAAAGTAATATTAGCAAGTTTAGTATGTGCAATACCTCTTGGATTATTAGCTCATGATAAATATGAAGATAAAAACCAAAAAAATGAAAACTATAAAGAGAGTTTTAAGTCACACTTTTTTGAAGATGACAAAGGTGATCATGAAGATTACAAATACGAAAGAGAGTTTTATGAGAAAAAAGGTGTAAACTATATCTTCGAAGGTAAGTTAGAAGAAAAACCAAAAACAGGTTTTACAGGTGTATGGAAAATTTCTGGAAACAAAATCTTAGTTGATGATACAACTATAATTATTCAAGAAGATAAAGCATTAAAAGTTGGTGATGAATTATACATTGCAGCAAAAAGACAAAACGGTCAAATCAAAGCGGTTGAGATAGAACAAGACTAATGAATAAGAAGTTTAATAAAAGAGCGTTTATATCCCTGATAACATTCTTTTTAAGTATTATGGCACTAATCACTGGTATTGTCCTTCTAGTGATGCCTGATGCTACTATGGCTTATTGGAATAGTTGGAGTTTATTAGGTTTACAAAAGAACCAATGGGAGCACTTCCATGCTGTTATCTCTATTTATCTTACGGTAATTGTGATATTTCATATTGTTCAAAATTGGAAAGCAATGCTTAGTTATATGAAGAGTAAAGCAGGAGAAAAATTCAAAAATAAAAAAGAGTTGTTATTTGCAAGTATTGTAAGTATAGTTCTAATAGCAGGAAGTAGTGTAGAAACGCCAATTTCATCAATCACAGCAGTATTTGAACCAGCGCAAGAATCTTGGTATGACACAAAGGATGAACCACCCTTTGAAGACGCACAGGGCTTACCTCTTGAAATGCTAGCTAATATTCAAAGTTTTGACAAAAGTAAAATTGAAACTATTTTTAGAATTAATAAAATAAAGTTTGATTCCTTTGAAGAAACACTTGAAGATATAGCAGAACAAAATGATACTAGTTCTAAAAGATTATATACGATGATAAAATCTAATAGCTAAATATTTTGTATATATTGTTCACTAATGATTTTTTGGGCAATATATACGAATATCAAAAGAAGAAAAGAATATGAAAATACTAATAGTAGAAGACAATCCACAAATTACAGACTTTTTATCAAAGGGTCTAAAAGAGCAAGGTTATGCAGTTGACATCGGTAGTGATGGAAAAGAGGGCTTTTATCTAGCTACAACAAACACTTATGATTTAATCATACTTGATATTATGCTTCCATTTATGAGTGGCTTAGAAGTTTGTAAAGAGTTAAGAGCCTATAAGATAGATACACCAGTTCTTATGCTTACAGCAAAAGATGATAGTGACGATATTATAGAAGGCCTTGATAATGGGGCTGATGACTATATGACTAAACCTTTTGTACTAAAAGAACTATTAGCACGTATTCGAGCAATGCTTAGACGTAAAACCTCAACTACAAATGAATTAGTTTTCAAAGATTTAAAACTAGACATTATAAAAAAGACAGTATCACGAGCTAATAATAAGATAGAACTAACTGCAAAAGAGTTTTCTATTTTAGAATTATTAGTAAAGAATCAAAACCAAGTAGTTAGTGATTCTATGATTATTGAATCAGTATGGGATATGAACTACTCTAATGCTTCTAATTTAGTAAAGGTATATATCTATAGACTTAGAAACAAAATCGACAAAACTTATGATGAGGCATATATAAACAATATCAAAAACATTGGATATACACTAAAATGAAATCAGTAAAATCAAAACTATTCATATCTTTTACTTCTACTATCTTTGTAATACTTCTATTTTTATCAATTATCTCTATCTATTTTTTTAATCTAAATAAAGAAACACGTACTTTAGAACTACTAGATGCTACATATACACAAATGGAAGATATTCTAGAAGATGATGAAAGCTTAAAAATAAAAGACCTAGATAAATATATAGATTTACGAAATCAGTTTTTAATTATCTTCAAAGAAGACTCAATTGCCTTTACAAATCAATCTAGATTTAAAACCCAAGAGATATTAGAGCAGATTAAATATGAAGATGAACACGAAGATGATTCTAAAAAATATGAAGATAGAAAAGAACAATTAGATAAAAAATATGAAGACTATTATGATGAGGGCTTTATAGAGATTGATGATTATGTTTTGACTATCAACTCTTTTGAAAAAGATGGAGAGTATTATGAGGCTTATTTAGGAATAGATGAGAAATACTTAGAACAATCACTTGATGATATATACGGAACGATTATTGTTTTAAATATAGTTATATTCTTTCTTCTTACTTTTTTAGGTTATTTACTTATAAATAAGACTATTAATCCTTTGAAGTTAATACTAAATGAATTAGAGCATTTACAAAGTAGTGATGATTTATCAAAAAGACTAAAAGAGAATAAAACAAAAGATGAGTTTGAAGAATTGATTATCTCTTTTAATAAGATGTTAGAAAATGTAGAAAACAGTGTAGAAAATATAAAACAGTTTTCTTCAGATGCTTCCCATGAATTAAAAACTCCACTTACAATAATACAAGGGGAAATAGAGCTTATTAAAAACAAAGAAGCTAGTAAGGAAGAGTTAAAAGCTGTTATAAACAAAGTAGATAAAGAACAAAAGAAACTACAAGAGATTATAAAAAACTTCTTATTATTATCAAGATTAGAAAAAGAAGTACAAAGTAACAAAAGAGCTTCTTTAGATAAGGTTCTTTTTGAAGCAGTAGAATTAAACCTAGATTTTATAGAAAAGAAGAATCTAGAGCTAATCTTAGAAATAGAAGAAGACTTAAATGTAAACTTTGATGAGAAGTATTTAAGTATAGTAGTTAATAACCTGCTTACAAATGCTGTTAAGTATACACAAGAAGGTCATATAAAAATTCTTGCTAAAAAACAAAATAAAAATATACTCTTAGAAATAAATGATTCAGGTATAGGAATAAGTAAAGAAGATCAAAATAAAATTTACGAGAGATTCTATAGAGTAGATAAGGCTAGAACTTCTATGAAAGATGGAATTGGTCTAGGACTAGCAATTGTTAAAAAGATTTGTGAAAGATTTGAATCGTCTATAAAAGTTAAAAGTGAAATAAACAAAGGAAGTACATTTTCAATAAAGTTTAAAGCTTAAAATTTTTTTCGTAATTTAATTATTTACTTGATTAAAAGGCTAAATAGTGCTAACATATCTATTATATCTTTTGTACAAGGAGTAAATATGCTAGTTTTACAAATAGACGACATTAAAAAAATAATAGAAAAAATAGGTTTTAAACAATACTTCCTAAAACTTATAGATACCATTGAAGAAGATTATAAAACATGGCATGACTTTGATAAAATGCCTCGTATTGCTACCCATGTAGATGGGGGAGTAATTGAACTTATGCCTATCTCAAATAAAAGCCAATATAGTTTCAAATATGTAAATGGACATCCAAAAAATCCAAAAGCAAGTAATAAACTAACAGTTATGGCAACAGGACAGTTATCAGTAGTAGAAACTGGTGAGCCTCTCATGTTTTCAGAAATGACTGTATTAACAGCTTTTAGAACTGCGGCAACTTCTGCATTAGCTGCTAAATATCTAGCACCTAAAGATTCACAAGTTTTAGCAATCATTGGAAATGGAGCACAAAGTGAATTTCAATACCTAGCCTTTTCATATATCTTTGATATTAAAGAACTTAGATACTTTGATGTAGATTGTCTTGCAATGGAAAAAATGGCAGAGAATCTAAAACAGTATGATGTTAAATTAACACCTTGTAAAGATGCTAAGCAGTGTGTAGAAGGTGCGGATATTATTACAACTGTAACAGCTGATAAAAAATACCAAACAATTCTATCAAAAGAGATGATTAAGAAAGATGTGTTTATAAATGCACTTGGTGGAGATTGTCCAGGTAAGACTGAATTATCATCTGAATTAGTTAAAGATTCACATGTAGTCGTAGAGTTTTTAGAACAATCAAAAATAGAAGGGGAGATTCAACACCTAGGTGATGATTATGTATGTCCTGAACTTCATGAGATCGTAAATAAAGAAGTAAATTTAAATGTAAGCAAAGATGGAACTATTATTTTTGATTCCGTTGGATTTGCTTTACAAGACTATTCTGTTCTAAGACTTACTTATGAGTTAGCTAAAGAGCATGATATTGGAGTTGAATTAAATCTTATTCCAGAAATGAGTGATGTTAAAGATTTATACTCATTAGTATAAAGGAGTCATTATGAAAGATTCATCAAGATTTATAAAAATTGTTGAGGTCTATTCTGATATAGCAGGAAGAAAAAAAGGTGCAGGGCTTGGAATAGATGCACTTATGAAATCAAGCCAAAGCCTAAATTCAAGATATTTTAAAAAATACCCTGCTGAGGTAATCCTAGATGAGAACTCAAGCTTTAATGAAGTGTCAGCATATTCAAATGCAAAATATATAGACAAAATATATCTAGTTACAAAACGATTAGCCGATCGAATAAAAAGTCTAAGGGATGAAAAACTTTTCCCAATAGTACTTGCAGGAGATCATTCAAGTTGTGCAGGAACAATGCACGGACTTAAAATGGCTCATCCAAATGATGAAATAGGTGTAGTTTATATAGATGCTCATGCTGATATTCATTCTCCATATACTTCACCATCTGGAAATATTCATGGAATGCCTTTATCAGTTGTAACAAATTTGGATAATAAAGAATCTCAAATCAATCAATTAGATGAAGAAGAGATTAAATATTGGGAAAAATTAAAAGATATTGCAGGAGAGAAACCTTCAATAAAACCTGAAAATATAATCTTTTGTGCTTTAAGAGATTTTGAGCGAGCAGAAGAGACTTTGATTCATAAACACAATATTAAAAAATACAATGCTAAAGATATTACATACTTAGGTATAAAAACTGTAGTTGATGAAATATTTAAAAAATTAGAGCATTGTAAATATATTTATGTCTCTTTTGATGTGGATAGTATTGATCCTTTATATTTACCCGGAACTGGAACACCTAGTGAAAATGGCCTAAGTTTTGAGCAAGCAATGCAATTAAATATGCAGCTTATAAAAAATGAAAAAGTTTGTTGTTGGGAAATTGCGGAGATAAATCCAAAATATGATGATGCAAACAGGGGAACAACTGCTATATTTAAAATATTAGAGCAGGTTACGAAGATGTTGATTAAAAACTATTGACTAATCAAGAGGCTTTGTTTTTAAAAGATTCTATTAACTTATCAGCCATCGTAATTAGTCTGTCTTCGTATGAAAGTATTAAGTCTTCTTTAGGAGTGAAGGCTAACCAATCTAAAACCTTAGCACCAATTGAGTGTGAGGTTTGTTCCATATACAATCTAGAAGTATAAAAACTATGATTCATAAAATACTGGGTTGTGTTGTAGTTGATTAGAATTGAGCTTTTTTCTAGACTTTGTTTTCTAGGAGTTGATTGTCTTTGTCCAAAAGGCCAATAATGATAAGCAACAAATCTCTCAGATACTTTCTCATGAACCTTGTTTTTTGTAAAGAGATTATTTCTATCTGCTAAAATCACATAAGCATCAGCTTCTTCTATTTGTTTTAGGGTTTTATTCATATCGTCTTTGATTACACAATCAATTGGATATTCACCTTTCTTTTGAGTACAAGCCCTACATTGGGAACACTTAACAATTTGCATCTCTGAGTATTTTAATCTTACTGTTTGAATATTTAGTGAGTTAAAATAGTCATTTAAGTACGTAATTACTTTATCCATATCATTATGATTGGATTCAGTACAATCTATAAAATTTATTATCATATAACACCTCATTGAAAATTATCAATTTACACTGAAATTATATTATATTTTATTTTGTGAAAAAATAAAACTACACTTTATTTGAAACTTTTTTGTTTATTTGTGAAATAAATATGCAAAAAAGATATATTTATATTCTATACCCTTTGTATTACATTCGTATAACAAAATGAGAAAAAATAGAGAAAAAGATAATTTTTTTATTATCTTAAGAAGAGAGGTTTTGCTAAGTTTTAGTCAAATTTATAGTTTATTTTACTCATGAATTATTTAATCTTCCAACCTTAAATATCTTATGATATAATTCCGTTTATAAAACAAATAAGGTCCTCGTAAAATGGAAATGTCACAAATAAAGACACAAAAATTCATAATTAAATTTTTCCCTGAAATCATGATCAAGGGTACTTCTGCTAAAAGACAAATGGTAGCCCAATTACATGGAAATATTCAAAAACTAACTAGAAAAATCTCTGAAGAAATTACTTCAAGAAAATTCTTTGATAAAATAGAAGTTGTATGTCCAATAGATGTAGTTACAGAAACTAGACAAGTATTATTAGAAACGCCAGGTGTTGAGCAAGTACTTGAAGCATTACAATTTGATAAAATCACTACAATTGACGAAATTAAAGTTATTGTAAATGAACAAATGGCAAAAGAGATTCAAGGTAAGGCTTTTGTAGTAAGAGCTAAAAGATCTGGAACACACTCTTTTAAATCAACACAAATTGAACAAACTGTTGGTGGATATATGTTAAGTAGAAACAGCGATTCTACTGTTGATTTACATAACCCAGAAGTAACAATTAGAATTGAGCTTGTTGATAACCAGTTAAATATTATTACTCTTAAACATAAAGGTTTAGGTGGATTCCCATTAGGTACTCAAGGTGATATTTTATCATTAATGTCTGGTGGATTTGACTCAACAGTAGCTTCATACTTAACAATGAAAAGAGGTGTTAAAACACACTTTATTTTCTTTAACTTAGGTGGTGTTGCTCATGAGATTGGTGTTAAACAAGTAGCATTCTACTTATGGAATAAATTTGGTTCTTCTCATAAAGTATCATTTATTTCTGTACCTTTTGATGATGTAGTTACTGAAATCTTCAGATCTACTAGTGAATCATACATGGGTGTTACACTAAAAAGACTTATGTTAAAAGCAGCAGAAAAAATTGCTGATGAAATGAAAATTGATGCAGTTATGACAGGGGAGAGTGTTGCTCAAGTATCTTCTCAAACATTAAGAAACTTAGCATTAATCGACCAAGCTACAAATAAATTAGTTTTAAGACCTTTATCTACTATGAATAAACCTGAAATCATGGATATTGCTAATCAAATCGGAACTAGAAGATTTGCTGAGACTATGCCTGAGTATTGTGGTGTAATTTCTAAAAATCCTGTAACTCATGGCTCTTATGACAGAATGGAAAAAGAAGCTAAGAAATTTGATTATTCAGTACTTGATACAGCTGTTGAAAATGCAATTAAAACAGATGTAAATGATATTGTAAATGATATTGAAGAAATTGGACAAATGGAAGTTGTAAGTGATCTTTCTAGTGGAAATTACACTGTAATTGATATTAGACAAAGTGATGATTGTATTGAAACTTCTTGTGAAACATTAAAAATTCCTTTCTATAAATTAAAAAATGAATTTAAAAAACTACCTCAAAATAAAGAATACTTATTCTATTGTGAAAAAGGTATTCTAAGTCAATTGCATGCACAGTATTTAAGAGATGCTGAAAATTGCAAAAATATTAAAGTTTACAGACCATTATAAAATGAATATTTCAGCCAAAGATAATTTTATATATCTTTGGTTGTTTATGTAATAAATACTCACATATCTATTAGTATCACGTAAATAACATTGAATGTTAGCTTAAATTATCAAAAAATAATTAGTTCTAAAGCTAATAAAAACTAAAATTTAAATACATAGAAATAAAGGCAAAGAATGAAGAGCTTTTCAGCGATTGAAAAATGGTTAGATGGACACTCAATTGACAATTATGTCATTACAGATGATTTTAATATTATTGTTCATGGAAGTGTAAATTTAAATGGAAAACTTAATGATAAAAAACTGCCTGTAAATTTTAGACAAGTAAATGGTTATTTTGATATAAGCAATAATAATCTTGAAACACTTGATGGATGTCCTGATTCTGTTGGAAAAGATTTTAATTGTGCAAATAATGATTTAGATTCTCTAATGGGAGCACCTACTAAAGTTGGAGATTTTGATTGTTCTGGAAACA contains the following coding sequences:
- a CDS encoding substrate-binding domain-containing protein; this encodes MPLKLIFISLCLITTMIQASTTNKKLIYMTSDINIPFWQIMSKGINSTSNSLGYDFEIYSADNSAKQELANTIKAIRNKVAGIIVSPTNSSACVTILKLAKKANIPVVIADIGTDSGEYVSYVSSNNKNGAYNIGKLLAKQMKALSYDKGTVGIIAIPQKRLNGQERTAGFMKALDEEKIKSADIKQLSKWTQEETYNYVKDMIEKYPNLKAIWLQTSNFYKAAINAINDSGKSNEVLLISFDAEPVFLDLIPKGDIIGAAMQQPYLMGQEAVIALDKHLKNEKVAKHIQLPILSISKENIEAELSTIKRNVLGIENK
- a CDS encoding PD-(D/E)XK nuclease family protein, with translation MIDFYELEKRLIKLQGKIETVKELKKYKGENFNIFSILNIERFEVKTHSALIYELINPKGSHNQSKKYLEIFIADILNIKDFDFNSAKVNREHLTDTNRRIDFTIEDNNNFIVIEMKIDAKDQINQLSDYKKFADKKKKRTRCYYLTLNGNDASELSTKGISYERISFSFHILNWINKSIEKSFDLPIIRESLTQYKILIEKLTNKHTKEIEMEVLKMINTPDLIESATILSENIGLIWAKKEAIFWDEVKNRTSKVNTDIILDSSIYFFEKDVIEINYTSQEELTQKVNEKRSAKNIEFGIRYKLNRNGEHFNCYLYLYNSSLLSFQIGDDIIESSLVIDISKKISITGVNKNARYKETDTQINFYGKNNSKDLSYEIFDSQKFEDKLNKISSEVNNYIAKFKQ
- the modB gene encoding molybdate ABC transporter permease subunit — protein: MNFFDTLSNLELEPFVLSFKLAFTTTLILFIIALPLAWWLSQTKSKAKPILEAITALPIVLPPSVLGFYILYTLSLNSPIGAFFDEYFGIKLVFNFTGLVIASCFYSLPFMVQPLQSGFETLNKNMLEASYISGKSKFTTLLYVALPNIKPALLTAIIVTFAHTVGEFGVVLMVGGSIPEETKVASVAIYEFVEILDYESAHIYSGIMVILSFIVLFGVYVFNAKQKKTFI
- a CDS encoding TOBE domain-containing protein, whose translation is MNTLKAQVTQIDSMDNLTIVKFDYEGTTLSMMSLGLKDVKVGSQVILSINASHIAIGKDLKGDISLSNRFDCVIKALDKGKLLSSLKLSINDDSLSSIITTSSVNRLNLNVGDEVQALVKASEISIKEVIS
- the modA gene encoding molybdate ABC transporter substrate-binding protein, yielding MLNKSLIGLVLLGLSANAGTIKIAVAANVSYAINDLKKEFNKLHPNTKVRVTLGSSGKLTAQISHGAPYDLFMSANMKYPNTLYKNNIAITKPIIYAKGSLAYLSNKPKDFSKGINLLEDKSIRKIAIANPKTAPYGIASVEALKNAKIYKNIKAKLIYGESIAQTVSYTVTATDIGLIAKSSLFSPKMSHFKENINWKEVDSSLYTPIDQGLVILKQGKENKEVKAFYDFVLSPKAKEIFKTYGYQLP
- a CDS encoding TOBE domain-containing protein; the encoded protein is MNISSNLTLELFDQPFLLEKRIELLLAIEEHGSISKAAKAVPMSYKTAWDAVDAMNNLSHTPIVSKETGGKGGGGTALTEYGLNLLKTYKVLKQEQTRFMQTLQELTDIDTGTFKTIGRLAMQISARNQIIGKVDKIVSNDVNANIVIVPKSGHELFANISKEALESLDIKNEDEVIAIFKSNNVLLSTDENIAISARNKIKGTITSITKDSTNSEVVLDIGENESIASIITTGAVKRLELEIGKEVFAFIKSSDIMIGK
- a CDS encoding DUF4405 domain-containing protein — translated: MNKKFNKRAFISLITFFLSIMALITGIVLLVMPDATMAYWNSWSLLGLQKNQWEHFHAVISIYLTVIVIFHIVQNWKAMLSYMKSKAGEKFKNKKELLFASIVSIVLIAGSSVETPISSITAVFEPAQESWYDTKDEPPFEDAQGLPLEMLANIQSFDKSKIETIFRINKIKFDSFEETLEDIAEQNDTSSKRLYTMIKSNS
- a CDS encoding response regulator transcription factor; this translates as MKILIVEDNPQITDFLSKGLKEQGYAVDIGSDGKEGFYLATTNTYDLIILDIMLPFMSGLEVCKELRAYKIDTPVLMLTAKDDSDDIIEGLDNGADDYMTKPFVLKELLARIRAMLRRKTSTTNELVFKDLKLDIIKKTVSRANNKIELTAKEFSILELLVKNQNQVVSDSMIIESVWDMNYSNASNLVKVYIYRLRNKIDKTYDEAYINNIKNIGYTLK